A region from the Kineothrix sp. IPX-CK genome encodes:
- a CDS encoding VOC family protein — translation MAPKVKLQGIVLDCTEPSRLAKFYADLLNWKAQDGQYDFSTVSAPEESIILSPVCCYVKAASGFQRHRRSQPNQTW, via the coding sequence ATGGCACCAAAAGTAAAATTACAGGGTATTGTTTTGGACTGTACAGAACCATCAAGACTCGCAAAATTCTATGCTGATTTGCTTAATTGGAAAGCGCAGGATGGACAATATGATTTCAGTACTGTCTCTGCTCCAGAAGAAAGCATCATATTATCTCCAGTATGTTGCTATGTTAAGGCAGCTAGCGGTTTCCAGCGTCATAGGCGGTCGCAGCCAAACCAAACATGGTAG